The proteins below are encoded in one region of Streptomyces roseirectus:
- a CDS encoding MazG-like family protein, whose translation MDAKTSKQITQLKEWLDDNAEDQNETERRLLRVLKIGEEFGEVSEALHGALGGNPRKGRSHDWGDVEKELVDVVVTAFVALATLNPDWPEKFDARLQHLVDRVIPS comes from the coding sequence ATGGACGCGAAGACCTCGAAGCAGATCACCCAACTCAAGGAGTGGCTGGACGACAATGCTGAGGACCAGAACGAGACGGAGCGCCGTCTCCTGCGCGTACTCAAGATCGGCGAGGAGTTCGGAGAGGTCTCCGAAGCCCTGCACGGCGCGCTCGGCGGCAACCCCAGGAAGGGGCGGTCACACGACTGGGGAGACGTCGAGAAGGAACTCGTGGACGTCGTGGTCACGGCGTTCGTCGCACTCGCGACGCTCAATCCCGACTGGCCGGAGAAGTTCGATGCCCGGCTCCAGCACCTCGTGGACCGTGTGATCCCGTCCTGA
- the thrC gene encoding threonine synthase, with translation MTHQWRGIIEEYRDRLPVSDSTPVVTLREGGTPLVPAQVLSERTGCEVHLKVEGANPTGSFKDRGMTMAISKAKEEGAQAVICASTGNTSASAAAYAVRAGMVCAVLVPRGKIALGKMGQALVHGAKILQVDGNFDDCLTLARGLSDNYPVALVNSVNPVRIEGQKTAAFEIVDMLGDAPDIHVLPVGNAGNITAYWKGYQEYAADGIAARTPRMWGFQASGSAPLVRGEVVKDPSTIATAIRIGNPASWDHAIAARDESGGFIDEVTDREILRAYRLLAAQEGVFVEPASAASVAGLLKAAEQGKVDPGQRIVCTVTGNGLKDPDWAVAGAPQPVTVPVDAVAAAEKLGLA, from the coding sequence ATGACCCACCAGTGGCGCGGAATCATCGAGGAGTACCGGGACCGGCTGCCCGTCTCCGACAGCACGCCGGTCGTGACGCTCCGCGAGGGCGGCACGCCCCTCGTTCCCGCGCAGGTGCTCTCCGAGCGCACCGGCTGCGAGGTCCACCTCAAGGTCGAGGGCGCGAACCCGACCGGGTCCTTCAAGGACCGCGGCATGACCATGGCCATCTCCAAGGCCAAGGAGGAGGGCGCGCAGGCCGTCATCTGCGCCTCCACCGGCAACACCTCCGCCTCCGCCGCCGCCTACGCCGTGCGCGCCGGGATGGTCTGCGCCGTCCTCGTGCCGCGCGGCAAGATCGCGCTCGGCAAGATGGGCCAGGCCCTCGTGCACGGCGCGAAGATCCTCCAGGTCGACGGCAACTTCGACGACTGCCTCACGCTCGCCCGCGGCCTGAGCGACAACTACCCCGTCGCGCTGGTCAATTCGGTCAACCCGGTGCGTATCGAGGGCCAGAAGACGGCCGCCTTCGAGATCGTCGACATGCTCGGCGACGCCCCCGACATCCACGTCCTCCCGGTCGGCAACGCGGGCAACATCACCGCCTACTGGAAGGGCTACCAGGAGTACGCCGCCGACGGCATCGCCGCGCGGACGCCCCGCATGTGGGGCTTCCAGGCGTCCGGCTCCGCGCCGCTGGTGCGCGGCGAGGTCGTCAAGGACCCGTCGACCATCGCGACGGCCATCCGCATCGGCAACCCGGCCTCCTGGGACCACGCGATCGCCGCGCGCGACGAGTCCGGCGGGTTCATCGACGAGGTGACGGACCGTGAGATCCTGCGCGCCTACCGGCTGTTGGCCGCACAGGAGGGCGTCTTCGTCGAGCCCGCCTCCGCCGCGTCCGTCGCAGGTCTCCTGAAGGCGGCCGAGCAGGGCAAGGTCGACCCCGGCCAGCGCATCGTCTGCACCGTCACCGGCAACGGCCTCAAGGACCCGGACTGGGCGGTCGCCGGAGCACCGCAGCCGGTCACGGTCCCGGTCGACGCGGTGGCGGCGGCGGAGAAGCTGGGTCTCGCCTAG
- a CDS encoding response regulator, whose protein sequence is MPGASGRVLVVDDNKVIRQLIRVNLELEGFEVVTACDGAECLEVVHEVRPDAITLDVVMPRLDGFRTAAQLRADPRTRELPLAIVSACTPYEVEAGLDAGVDAFVPKPFEPVELVDVVRRLVRQGRRQRDDVPPPPPATSGTGEEEEQDEKRTAQSGS, encoded by the coding sequence GTGCCAGGCGCGTCGGGGCGGGTGCTTGTTGTGGACGACAACAAGGTCATCCGGCAGCTGATCAGGGTCAATCTCGAACTTGAGGGTTTCGAGGTCGTGACCGCGTGCGACGGTGCCGAGTGTCTGGAAGTCGTGCATGAGGTACGGCCCGACGCGATCACCCTCGACGTCGTGATGCCCCGTCTCGACGGCTTCCGGACGGCCGCGCAGCTCCGTGCGGATCCGCGGACGCGGGAGCTGCCGCTGGCGATCGTCAGCGCGTGCACCCCGTACGAGGTCGAGGCCGGGCTCGACGCCGGCGTCGACGCGTTCGTGCCCAAGCCGTTCGAGCCCGTCGAGCTGGTCGACGTCGTCCGCAGGCTGGTGCGACAGGGCCGACGGCAACGCGACGACGTCCCCCCGCCCCCGCCCGCCACGAGCGGCACCGGCGAGGAAGAGGAACAGGACGAGAAACGCACGGCCCAGAGCGGAAGCTGA
- the rpmE gene encoding 50S ribosomal protein L31, giving the protein MKRDIHPAYVETQVSCTCGASFTTRSTIESGAIRADVCSECHPFYTGKQKILDTGGRVARFEARFGKAAGSKK; this is encoded by the coding sequence TTGAAGCGCGACATCCACCCCGCGTACGTCGAGACGCAGGTCAGCTGCACCTGCGGCGCGTCGTTCACGACTCGCAGCACGATCGAGTCCGGAGCCATCCGTGCCGACGTCTGCTCCGAGTGCCACCCGTTCTACACGGGCAAGCAGAAGATCCTCGACACCGGTGGCCGCGTGGCCCGCTTCGAGGCCCGCTTCGGCAAGGCCGCCGGCTCCAAGAAGTAG
- the thrB gene encoding homoserine kinase, with amino-acid sequence MAGPAFRAAAVRVRVPATSANLGPGFDAFGLALGLYDDVVVRVADSGLHIDIAGEGSETLPRDESHLLVRAMRTAFDALGGQPRGLEIVCANRIPHGRGLGSSSAAICAGIVAARAVTIGGESRLDTAALLELATEIEGHPDNVAACLLGGFTLSWMDGGAARAIRMKPADSIVPVVFVPGKPVLTETARGLLPRTVPHVDAAANAGRAALLVEALTRRPELLLPATEDRLHQEYRAPAMPESAALVERLRADGIPAVISGAGPTVMALADAESADKVEASAGVDWAANRLDLDLQGASVLPLAPAGDLHA; translated from the coding sequence ATGGCCGGTCCAGCCTTCCGCGCCGCCGCCGTCCGGGTGCGCGTCCCCGCCACCAGCGCCAACCTCGGGCCGGGCTTCGACGCCTTCGGCCTCGCGCTGGGGCTCTACGACGACGTCGTCGTCCGGGTCGCCGACTCCGGGCTGCACATCGACATCGCCGGCGAGGGCAGCGAAACCCTCCCGCGCGACGAGAGCCACCTCCTCGTACGGGCGATGCGCACCGCCTTCGACGCCCTGGGCGGACAGCCGCGCGGCCTGGAGATCGTCTGCGCCAACCGCATCCCGCACGGCCGCGGCCTCGGCTCCTCGTCCGCCGCGATCTGCGCCGGCATCGTCGCCGCGCGCGCCGTCACCATAGGCGGCGAATCCCGGCTCGACACGGCCGCGCTCCTCGAACTCGCCACCGAGATCGAGGGCCACCCCGACAACGTCGCGGCCTGCCTGCTCGGCGGCTTCACGCTCTCCTGGATGGACGGCGGCGCCGCCCGCGCGATCAGGATGAAGCCCGCCGATTCCATCGTTCCGGTGGTTTTCGTGCCCGGGAAGCCGGTCCTCACCGAGACCGCGCGCGGCCTGCTCCCGCGCACCGTCCCGCACGTCGACGCCGCCGCCAACGCGGGCCGTGCCGCCCTGCTCGTCGAGGCCCTGACCCGGCGCCCCGAGCTGCTGCTGCCCGCCACCGAGGACCGGCTGCACCAGGAGTACCGCGCCCCCGCCATGCCGGAGAGCGCGGCCCTCGTGGAACGGCTGCGCGCCGACGGGATCCCCGCGGTGATCTCCGGCGCCGGACCCACCGTGATGGCGCTCGCCGACGCGGAATCGGCCGACAAGGTCGAGGCGTCGGCCGGCGTGGACTGGGCCGCCAACCGGCTGGACCTGGACCTTCAGGGGGCGAGCGTCCTGCCGCTCGCGCCCGCCGGCGACCTCCACGCGTAA
- the nrtL gene encoding ArgS-related anticodon-binding protein NrtL: MTPAELSRTVLRAVRRAVDGGELRVEVPARAVVTPPGPGGVGDYATPIALKLARPAGRPPMSVAEILRTHLAQAPGVRDVAVTPPGFLNITLADTSPVAEILRTGPRYGHADAPTGETVHLHAPHELRAVVVMDALARVLRSQGARVRTSCESRPAPEWTSLGVEIDEYGAVGEVNVRPVPAPLPHLDLGRDATRWALLHPALHDHPRLTPDHLAQRETNPLFRVRYAHARTRALTRNAAALGFTSSPAHPDPRPPGVEGPPPGVPATPAPEAPLAAPLATHAPGVEGPPPGALATSALGSPLAAPLAPKAPGVEGPRPGAPATSIPGAPLAASAPEAALATPLAASAPGAEAHPAGPPGTPTPPTPHPLETLLADHPRILTTTATHHTPHRLTHHLLAIADTLLPLLPYTLPTGEEKPEATHRTRLALAEAAGAVLAGGLTLLGIDAPEHL; the protein is encoded by the coding sequence GTGACCCCCGCCGAGCTCTCCCGCACCGTCCTGCGCGCCGTCCGGCGTGCGGTCGACGGTGGTGAGCTGAGGGTGGAGGTCCCGGCGAGGGCGGTGGTGACGCCGCCGGGGCCGGGCGGCGTGGGGGACTACGCGACGCCCATCGCCCTGAAGCTCGCGCGCCCCGCGGGCCGCCCCCCGATGAGCGTGGCCGAGATCCTGCGCACGCACCTCGCACAGGCGCCCGGCGTCAGGGACGTCGCCGTCACGCCCCCCGGATTCCTGAACATCACCCTCGCGGACACCTCCCCGGTCGCGGAGATCCTGCGGACGGGCCCCCGGTACGGCCACGCGGACGCCCCCACCGGCGAGACGGTCCACCTCCACGCCCCCCACGAACTCCGCGCGGTCGTCGTGATGGACGCCCTCGCCCGCGTCCTGCGTTCCCAGGGTGCCCGGGTCCGCACGTCGTGCGAGTCCCGCCCCGCCCCCGAGTGGACGTCCCTCGGCGTGGAGATCGACGAGTACGGAGCAGTCGGCGAGGTGAACGTCCGCCCGGTCCCCGCGCCGCTCCCGCACCTGGACCTCGGCCGTGACGCCACCCGCTGGGCCCTCCTCCACCCGGCCCTCCACGACCACCCCCGCCTCACCCCCGACCACCTGGCCCAACGCGAGACGAACCCCCTCTTCCGCGTCCGCTACGCCCACGCCCGCACCCGAGCCCTGACCCGCAACGCGGCGGCCCTGGGCTTCACGTCGTCCCCGGCCCACCCCGACCCACGGCCCCCCGGCGTCGAAGGCCCGCCCCCCGGCGTCCCCGCGACTCCCGCCCCCGAGGCCCCGCTCGCCGCCCCCCTCGCTACCCACGCCCCCGGCGTCGAAGGCCCGCCCCCCGGCGCCCTCGCCACCTCCGCCCTCGGGTCCCCGCTCGCCGCCCCCCTCGCCCCCAAGGCCCCCGGCGTCGAAGGCCCGCGCCCTGGCGCCCCCGCCACCTCCATCCCCGGGGCCCCGCTCGCCGCCAGCGCCCCCGAGGCCGCGCTCGCCACCCCCCTCGCAGCCAGCGCCCCCGGCGCCGAAGCCCACCCCGCCGGCCCTCCCGGCACCCCCACCCCCCCAACCCCCCACCCCCTCGAAACCCTCCTCGCCGACCACCCCCGCATCCTCACCACCACCGCCACCCACCACACCCCCCACCGCCTCACCCACCACCTCCTGGCGATCGCGGACACCCTCCTCCCCCTCCTCCCGTACACCCTCCCGACAGGGGAGGAGAAACCCGAGGCCACCCACCGCACCCGGCTCGCGCTCGCCGAAGCCGCCGGGGCGGTGCTGGCCGGTGGCCTGACCCTGCTCGGCATCGACGCACCAGAACACCTCTAG
- a CDS encoding LCP family protein: MSAESTPGIPGTGKGHRRPKKRRGLLVAAWVAGGILVLGGTGAGYLYVKLNGNIKSVDIDQALGTDRPAKVDNGSENILVLGSDSRSGANKRLGGGADDGSARSDTAMIVHVYEGHKKASVVSIPRDTLVDRPSCTDAGGVVHDPARGVMFNSAYTTGGAACAVKTVEAITNLRMDHYLEVDFSGFQKLIDELGGVRITTTKAIDDKDSHLDLAAGTHTLNGQQALGLVRTRHGVGDGSDLGRIQLQQAFVKALVNQVKSIGLFTSPTKLYGLADTATKAVTTDSDLGSVNSLMSFAGGLKGISSADMTMVTMPVQYDPANPNRVVIAETQAQQVWTALKTDQPIPRTATEGTATGEANGVVTPS; encoded by the coding sequence ATGTCCGCCGAGAGCACACCCGGCATACCGGGCACGGGGAAGGGTCACCGCAGGCCGAAGAAGCGGCGCGGGCTGCTGGTCGCGGCCTGGGTGGCGGGCGGGATCCTCGTCCTCGGCGGGACCGGGGCGGGGTACCTGTACGTCAAGCTCAACGGCAACATCAAGAGCGTCGACATCGACCAGGCGCTCGGCACGGACCGGCCCGCCAAGGTCGACAACGGCTCCGAGAACATCCTCGTCCTCGGGTCGGACTCGCGGTCCGGGGCCAACAAACGGCTCGGCGGAGGGGCCGACGACGGCAGCGCGCGGTCGGACACGGCGATGATCGTCCACGTCTACGAGGGGCACAAGAAGGCGAGCGTCGTCTCCATACCCCGTGACACCCTCGTCGACCGGCCGTCCTGCACGGACGCGGGCGGGGTCGTGCACGATCCCGCGCGCGGGGTGATGTTCAACTCCGCGTACACCACCGGTGGGGCGGCGTGTGCGGTCAAGACGGTCGAGGCGATCACGAATCTGCGGATGGACCACTACCTCGAAGTCGACTTCTCCGGGTTCCAGAAGCTGATCGACGAGCTGGGGGGCGTGCGGATCACGACGACCAAGGCCATCGACGACAAGGACAGTCACCTCGATCTCGCCGCCGGCACCCACACGCTGAACGGGCAGCAGGCCCTCGGGCTCGTCCGTACCCGGCACGGTGTCGGTGACGGTTCCGATCTCGGGCGGATCCAGCTCCAGCAGGCGTTCGTCAAGGCCCTCGTCAACCAGGTCAAGTCCATCGGGCTCTTCACCAGCCCCACCAAGCTGTACGGGCTCGCCGACACCGCGACGAAAGCCGTGACGACCGACTCCGACCTCGGCTCCGTCAACTCCCTCATGTCCTTCGCGGGTGGCCTCAAGGGCATCAGCTCCGCCGACATGACGATGGTCACCATGCCCGTCCAGTACGACCCCGCGAACCCCAACCGGGTGGTGATCGCCGAGACCCAGGCCCAGCAGGTCTGGACAGCCCTCAAGACCGACCAGCCGATCCCCAGGACGGCTACCGAGGGCACGGCGACGGGGGAGGCCAATGGGGTGGTGACTCCCTCGTAG
- the lysA gene encoding diaminopimelate decarboxylase produces MSRSAHPAGPRHADVLPEGHYSAPPADLNVLDKKVWSETVTRDETGTLTVGGIPATRIAEEFGTPVYVMDETDFRARARAWRTAFGPDADVFYAGKAFLSRAVVRWLHEEGLNLDVCSGGELATALSAGMPADRIALHGNNKSPREIRRAIEAGVGRIVLDSFQEIVRVAHIARELGTRQKVQIRITVGVEAHTHEFIATAHEDQKFGIPLAGGQAAEAVRRALQLDSLELIGVHSHIGSQIFDMSGFEVAARRVVGLLKSIRDEHGVELPEIDLGGGLGIAYTSDDDPREPHEIAKALNEIVTRECEAARLRTPRISVEPGRAIVGPTAFTLYEVGTLKPLEGLRTYVSVDGGMSDNIRTALYDAEYSVSLVSRTSDAEPMLCRVVGKHCESGDIVVRDAFLPADLAPGDLLGVPATGAYCRSMASNYNHVPRPPVVAVRDGEARLIVRRETEEDLLRLDVG; encoded by the coding sequence ATGAGCCGTTCCGCACACCCCGCCGGGCCCCGTCACGCCGATGTCCTGCCGGAGGGCCACTACAGCGCCCCGCCCGCCGACCTGAACGTCCTGGACAAGAAGGTGTGGTCCGAGACGGTCACCAGGGACGAGACGGGCACGCTGACCGTCGGCGGCATCCCGGCGACCCGCATCGCCGAGGAGTTCGGCACCCCGGTGTACGTCATGGACGAGACCGACTTCCGCGCCCGCGCCCGCGCCTGGCGCACGGCGTTCGGCCCCGACGCGGACGTCTTCTACGCCGGCAAGGCGTTCCTGTCGAGGGCGGTCGTGCGCTGGCTGCACGAGGAGGGCCTGAACCTCGACGTCTGCTCCGGCGGTGAGCTGGCCACCGCCCTCTCCGCCGGCATGCCCGCCGACCGCATCGCCCTGCACGGCAACAACAAGTCCCCGCGGGAGATCCGCAGGGCGATCGAGGCCGGCGTCGGCCGGATCGTGCTGGACTCCTTCCAGGAGATCGTCCGCGTCGCCCACATCGCGCGCGAACTCGGCACGCGCCAGAAGGTGCAGATCAGGATCACGGTCGGCGTCGAGGCCCACACGCACGAGTTCATCGCGACGGCCCACGAGGACCAGAAGTTCGGCATCCCGCTGGCCGGCGGCCAGGCCGCCGAGGCCGTCCGCCGCGCGCTCCAGCTCGACAGCCTGGAACTGATCGGCGTCCACTCCCACATCGGCTCGCAGATCTTCGACATGTCCGGCTTCGAGGTCGCCGCCCGCCGGGTCGTCGGCCTGCTGAAGAGCATCCGCGACGAGCACGGCGTCGAACTCCCCGAGATCGACCTCGGCGGCGGCCTCGGCATCGCCTACACCAGCGACGACGACCCCCGCGAGCCCCACGAGATCGCGAAGGCGCTGAACGAGATCGTCACCCGCGAGTGCGAGGCCGCCCGGCTGCGCACCCCGCGCATCTCCGTCGAGCCGGGCCGCGCGATCGTCGGCCCGACCGCGTTCACGCTGTACGAGGTCGGCACGCTCAAGCCCCTGGAGGGCCTGCGCACCTACGTCTCCGTCGACGGCGGCATGTCGGACAACATCCGCACCGCGCTGTACGACGCCGAGTACAGCGTTTCCCTCGTCTCGCGCACCTCCGACGCCGAGCCGATGCTCTGCCGCGTGGTCGGCAAGCACTGTGAGAGCGGGGACATCGTGGTCAGGGACGCGTTCCTGCCGGCCGACCTGGCACCGGGTGACCTCCTCGGTGTCCCCGCGACGGGCGCCTACTGCCGGTCGATGGCGAGCAACTACAACCACGTCCCGAGGCCCCCGGTGGTCGCCGTGCGCGACGGCGAGGCGCGGCTGATCGTGCGCCGGGAGACCGAGGAGGACCTGCTCCGGCTCGACGTCGGCTGA
- a CDS encoding homoserine dehydrogenase, which translates to MMRTRPLKVALLGCGVVGSEVARIMTTHADDLAARIGAPVELAGVAVRRPSRVRDGIDPSLVTTDATALVKRGDIDVVVEVIGGIEPARTLITTAFEHGASVVSANKALLAQDGAALHAAAHEHGRDLYYEAAVAGAIPLIRPLRESLAGDKVNRVLGIVNGTTNFILDKMDSTGAGYQEALDEATALGYAEADPTADVEGFDAAAKAAILAGIAFHTRVRLDDVYREGMSEVTAADFASAKNMGCTIKLLAICERAADGGSVTARVHPAMIPLSHPLASVRGAYNAVFVESDAAGQLMFYGPGAGGAPTASAVLGDLVAVCRNRLSGATGPGESAYAALPVSPMGDVVTRYHISLDVADKPGVLAQVATVFAEHGVSIDTVRQQGKDGEASLVVVTHRASDAALSGTVEALRKLDTVRGVASIMRVEGE; encoded by the coding sequence ATGATGCGTACGCGTCCGCTGAAGGTGGCGCTGCTGGGCTGTGGGGTTGTCGGCTCAGAGGTGGCGCGCATCATGACGACGCACGCCGACGACCTCGCCGCGAGGATCGGCGCCCCGGTCGAACTGGCCGGCGTCGCCGTCCGCCGCCCGAGCAGGGTCCGCGACGGCATCGACCCGAGCCTCGTCACCACCGACGCGACCGCGCTGGTCAAACGCGGGGACATCGACGTCGTCGTCGAGGTCATCGGCGGTATCGAGCCCGCCCGCACGCTGATCACCACCGCGTTCGAGCACGGCGCCTCCGTCGTCTCCGCGAACAAGGCGCTGCTCGCGCAGGACGGCGCGGCGCTGCACGCGGCGGCGCACGAGCACGGCCGGGACCTCTACTACGAGGCCGCCGTCGCCGGCGCGATCCCCCTGATCCGCCCGCTGCGCGAGTCGCTGGCCGGCGACAAGGTCAACCGCGTGCTCGGGATCGTCAACGGCACGACGAACTTCATCCTCGACAAGATGGACTCGACCGGCGCCGGCTACCAGGAAGCGCTCGACGAGGCCACCGCCCTCGGCTACGCCGAGGCCGACCCGACCGCCGACGTCGAGGGCTTCGACGCCGCCGCCAAGGCCGCGATCCTCGCCGGCATCGCCTTCCACACCCGCGTGCGCCTCGACGACGTCTACCGCGAGGGCATGTCCGAGGTGACGGCCGCGGACTTCGCGTCGGCGAAGAACATGGGCTGCACGATCAAGCTGCTCGCGATCTGCGAGCGCGCCGCGGACGGCGGTTCGGTCACCGCGCGCGTCCACCCCGCGATGATCCCGCTCAGCCACCCGCTCGCCTCCGTGCGCGGCGCCTACAACGCCGTCTTCGTCGAGTCCGACGCGGCCGGCCAGCTCATGTTCTACGGCCCCGGCGCGGGCGGCGCGCCCACCGCCTCGGCCGTGCTCGGCGACCTCGTCGCCGTGTGCCGCAACCGGCTCAGCGGGGCGACGGGGCCCGGCGAGTCGGCGTACGCGGCCCTGCCGGTGTCGCCGATGGGCGATGTCGTGACGCGGTACCACATCAGCCTCGACGTGGCGGACAAACCGGGTGTTCTCGCCCAGGTTGCCACGGTGTTCGCCGAGCACGGGGTTTCTATCGATACCGTGCGCCAGCAGGGCAAGGACGGGGAGGCATCCCTCGTCGTCGTCACCCATCGCGCGTCCGACGCCGCCCTTTCCGGGACCGTCGAGGCGCTGCGCAAGCTCGACACCGTCCGCGGTGTCGCCAGCATCATGCGGGTTGAAGGAGAGTAA
- the rho gene encoding transcription termination factor Rho has product MSDTTDLMGARVEETAAAPATDASAPAAGAGSRRRRGTGLEGMVLAELQQVASGLGIRGTARMRKSQLIEVIKEAQAGGGAAPQAEAAETKPKRRATSRARTADEAPKAEAPAAAEQATAQQQIEIPGQPAGDAPVERRGRRRATAEAGAPAATVVETVAAEAKTEPKAEQAVQTAQPQADAGEGEGRRQGRRERGRDRDRGERGERGDRRGKSDDQQGQGRQQRQDRQEQQGGRQDRQQRDNGPRDEDDEFGDGRRGRRGRYRDRRGRRGRDELGSPEPQLADDDVLIPVAGILDILDNYAFIRTSGYLPGPNDVYVSLAQVRKNGLRKGDHVTGAVRQPKEGERREKFNALVRLDSTNGMAPEHGRGRPEFNKLTPLYPQDRLRLETDPGVLTTRIIDLVSPIGKGQRGLIVAPPKTGKTMIMQAIANAITHNNPECHLMVVLVDERPEEVTDMQRSVKGEVISSTFDRPAEDHTTVAELAIERAKRLVELGHDVVVLLDSITRLGRAYNLAAPASGRILSGGVDSTALYPPKRFFGAARNIEDGGSLTILATALVDTGSRMDEVIFEEFKGTGNMELKLDRKLADKRIFPAVDVDASGTRKEEILLGSEELAIVWKLRRVLHALDQQQAIELLLDKMKQTKSNAEFLMQIQKTTPTSGNGD; this is encoded by the coding sequence GTGAGCGACACCACCGATCTGATGGGCGCACGTGTCGAGGAGACCGCTGCCGCGCCCGCCACGGACGCCTCCGCGCCTGCCGCCGGTGCCGGCTCCCGGCGGCGCCGCGGTACCGGCCTCGAGGGCATGGTGCTGGCCGAGCTGCAGCAGGTCGCATCCGGCCTCGGCATCAGGGGCACCGCGCGTATGCGCAAGAGCCAGCTGATCGAGGTCATCAAGGAGGCGCAGGCCGGGGGCGGTGCCGCCCCGCAGGCGGAGGCCGCCGAGACCAAGCCCAAGCGCCGCGCCACCTCGCGCGCCCGCACCGCCGACGAGGCCCCCAAGGCCGAGGCGCCGGCCGCCGCCGAACAGGCCACGGCCCAGCAGCAGATCGAGATCCCCGGCCAGCCGGCCGGTGACGCCCCCGTCGAGCGCCGTGGCCGCCGCCGCGCCACCGCCGAGGCCGGCGCCCCCGCCGCCACCGTCGTCGAGACGGTCGCCGCCGAGGCGAAGACCGAGCCCAAGGCCGAGCAGGCCGTCCAGACCGCGCAGCCGCAGGCCGACGCGGGCGAGGGCGAGGGCCGCCGTCAGGGCCGCCGCGAGCGCGGCCGGGACCGCGACCGCGGTGAGCGCGGCGAGCGCGGTGACCGTCGCGGCAAGAGCGACGACCAGCAGGGCCAGGGCCGCCAGCAGCGCCAGGACCGCCAGGAGCAGCAGGGCGGCCGCCAGGACCGCCAGCAGCGCGACAACGGCCCGCGTGACGAGGACGACGAGTTCGGCGACGGCCGCCGTGGCCGCCGTGGCCGCTACCGGGACCGCCGTGGCCGCCGTGGCCGTGACGAACTGGGCTCCCCCGAGCCGCAGCTCGCCGACGACGACGTCCTGATCCCCGTCGCGGGCATCCTCGACATCCTCGACAACTACGCGTTCATCCGGACCTCGGGCTACCTGCCCGGTCCGAACGACGTGTACGTCTCCCTCGCCCAGGTCCGCAAGAACGGCCTGCGCAAGGGTGACCACGTCACCGGCGCGGTCCGCCAGCCCAAGGAAGGCGAGCGGCGCGAGAAGTTCAACGCGCTCGTGCGGCTCGACTCCACCAACGGCATGGCGCCCGAACACGGCCGCGGCCGCCCGGAGTTCAACAAGCTGACCCCGCTGTACCCGCAGGACCGGCTCCGCCTGGAGACCGACCCGGGTGTGCTGACCACGCGGATCATCGACCTCGTGTCGCCGATCGGCAAGGGCCAGCGCGGTCTGATCGTGGCCCCGCCGAAGACCGGCAAGACCATGATCATGCAGGCCATCGCCAACGCGATCACGCACAACAACCCCGAGTGCCACCTGATGGTCGTCCTCGTCGACGAGCGTCCGGAAGAGGTCACCGACATGCAGCGGTCGGTGAAGGGCGAGGTCATCTCCTCGACCTTCGACCGGCCCGCCGAGGACCACACCACGGTCGCCGAGCTCGCCATCGAGCGCGCCAAGCGGCTCGTGGAGCTGGGCCACGACGTCGTCGTCCTGCTCGACTCGATCACCCGTCTGGGCCGCGCGTACAACCTCGCCGCCCCGGCCTCCGGCCGCATCCTGTCCGGTGGTGTCGACTCGACGGCCCTCTACCCCCCGAAGCGCTTCTTCGGCGCCGCGCGCAACATCGAGGACGGCGGCTCGCTGACCATCCTCGCGACGGCGCTCGTCGACACCGGGTCCCGGATGGACGAGGTGATCTTCGAGGAGTTCAAGGGCACCGGCAACATGGAGCTCAAGCTCGACCGGAAGCTCGCCGACAAGCGGATCTTCCCGGCCGTCGACGTCGACGCGTCCGGTACCCGCAAGGAGGAGATCCTGCTCGGCAGCGAGGAGCTGGCCATCGTCTGGAAGCTGCGCCGGGTGCTGCACGCGCTCGACCAGCAGCAGGCGATCGAGCTGCTGCTCGACAAGATGAAGCAGACGAAGTCGAACGCCGAGTTCCTGATGCAGATCCAGAAGACGACGCCGACGTCCGGCAACGGCGACTGA